One Tolypothrix bouteillei VB521301 DNA window includes the following coding sequences:
- a CDS encoding ATP-binding protein, translated as MHRPQRETITIEDIVITEELSRRNPRTADFLLENQALQRLARQLVNQPQTMHQSIVDMALKLCIAESAGINLLEIAPSGEEVFRTHVLAGTLAQYAGSTTKRNSSPSGVCLERGTPVLYSYPERYFTDLQVANISIVEALILPLIAPDRALGTIWIMSHSLERRFDSEDVRVMTSLADFTAAALLINQQQSQLRQTALCDRPRAEIALRVSEEKYRTLLNSMDEAFCSIEVLYDSDGQPVDHQILKANPALEKHAGLIDARGRLASDVLPFVEQSWNDLFARIVAIGESERLEQHSPAFDRWFDIEILRLGDETLRRVAVLFRDITDRKRTEANLAFLAETSADFAPLLSAEEIMERVGKRLADFLNLSRCNFSIVDEEADLIECIYAWRRDDSMPNLFGAHRISAFLNEEGRRHYAAGKLSVINDTRTNSMLNPKLEMWDELGFGSIVDAPYLKDGCWKFLLTIARSSSGEWRSDEVELIRELAERIYIRIERARAEEALRDSEEKYRSLFNSMDEAYAVVKVIPDKEGAWSDFLFLEVNPAFVKHTGMEYPVGRTATQILGTPNPQWVGIYGQVAETGEAVRIEMTEDTLNRVFDLNVFRLGDPGSRRVAVLFTDITERKRAEDERQRAQDAMQAFFSNVSHEFRTPLTLLLSSIEETLNDLAHPPSSAQRSQLQLAHRNAVKLLKLVNTLLDVSCIEAERIQAVYEPTDLATLTTELASSFESAIKQAGLQLVIDCPPLPEPIYIDRSMWEKIVLNLLSNAFKFTFAGEIAVRLRRAGNWVELTVQDTGIGIAFSETPRLFDRFYQVKGARGRSFEGSGIGLSLVKELVKLHGGTITVSSVEGEGSCFQVSIPTGFAHLPPQQIGSSQTLPSTATDLRAYVEEALGWLPQEEGEMGRWGDGEKRAFNSPLPPCPSAPLPSSARILLVDDNPDMRAYLKRLLDERWQVETAANGALALTQIQQHPPDLVLTDVMMPEMDGLQLLQALRSDPQTKSIPIILLSARATEEATVEGLATGADDYLIKPFSARELMARVETHLQLARLRFEQSANRFKNEFLLTVTHELQAPLANILGWTRLLQNQPFDSVKAARALAVIERNATIEAKLVKDLLDVSGIVSGKLQLQFQVVDLVSLLQNVVTTFHQTAKAKNIQLIEAISNVARCNVKADSDRLRQIISHLLENAIKFTDFGGKVSIGLEHLDFNVQITVTDTGIGISPDFLPLVFDRFTQAEVPSRHSPGGVGIGLAIAKMLVEMHNGIIEASSDGVGLGATFTVKLPQVGVSP; from the coding sequence ATGCACCGACCTCAAAGAGAAACAATTACCATAGAGGATATTGTCATCACTGAAGAACTGTCCCGGAGAAACCCTCGGACTGCGGATTTTCTCTTGGAAAATCAAGCATTGCAGAGGTTGGCGCGGCAGTTGGTAAATCAGCCACAAACTATGCATCAAAGTATAGTTGACATGGCATTAAAATTATGCATTGCTGAAAGTGCAGGGATAAATTTACTAGAGATAGCACCAAGTGGGGAAGAGGTTTTTCGGACTCATGTATTAGCAGGAACATTAGCACAGTATGCAGGCAGCACTACAAAGCGCAACTCTAGTCCCAGTGGAGTTTGCCTGGAACGCGGTACTCCCGTGCTTTATTCCTATCCCGAACGCTATTTTACTGATTTACAGGTAGCGAATATTTCTATCGTTGAAGCATTAATACTACCGTTGATTGCTCCAGATCGTGCCCTTGGCACGATCTGGATTATGTCGCACTCCCTTGAGCGGCGATTTGACAGTGAAGATGTGCGGGTGATGACGAGTTTAGCAGACTTTACTGCTGCTGCACTGTTGATAAATCAGCAACAAAGCCAGTTGCGACAAACTGCACTATGCGATCGCCCAAGAGCGGAAATTGCTTTGCGCGTCTCGGAAGAAAAATACCGCACGCTGTTAAATTCGATGGACGAAGCCTTTTGCAGCATCGAAGTGTTGTATGACTCAGACGGACAGCCTGTTGACCATCAAATCCTTAAAGCGAATCCGGCGTTGGAAAAACACGCAGGCTTAATCGATGCGCGGGGTAGATTGGCAAGCGATGTGCTGCCGTTCGTCGAACAATCCTGGAACGACCTTTTTGCAAGAATCGTTGCCATAGGTGAATCGGAGCGACTTGAGCAGCACTCCCCCGCGTTTGACCGTTGGTTCGACATTGAAATTTTGCGCCTCGGCGACGAAACGCTGCGCCGTGTCGCAGTTCTTTTCCGGGACATCACCGATCGCAAACGCACGGAAGCGAACCTCGCCTTTTTAGCCGAGACGAGCGCGGATTTTGCACCCCTGTTGAGCGCCGAGGAGATTATGGAGCGGGTCGGCAAACGGCTAGCCGATTTTCTCAATCTCTCGCGCTGCAATTTTTCCATCGTTGATGAGGAAGCCGATCTCATCGAGTGCATCTATGCCTGGAGGCGCGACGACTCTATGCCCAACTTATTCGGCGCACACCGCATCTCGGCTTTCCTGAACGAAGAAGGCAGGCGACATTACGCGGCAGGTAAGCTCTCAGTTATCAACGATACGCGGACTAATTCGATGCTCAACCCGAAGTTGGAAATGTGGGACGAGCTTGGCTTCGGTTCGATTGTTGACGCGCCTTACCTCAAAGACGGGTGTTGGAAATTTTTGTTAACCATCGCACGCTCCTCTTCGGGCGAGTGGCGCTCTGATGAAGTCGAGCTGATTCGGGAACTCGCCGAGCGAATTTACATCCGCATCGAACGTGCCCGCGCCGAAGAGGCTCTGCGCGACTCGGAAGAAAAATACCGTTCGCTGTTCAACTCAATGGACGAAGCATACGCCGTTGTTAAGGTCATCCCTGACAAGGAGGGTGCTTGGAGCGACTTCCTCTTCCTAGAAGTGAACCCCGCTTTCGTGAAGCACACCGGGATGGAGTACCCCGTCGGCAGAACGGCAACCCAGATCCTCGGCACGCCGAACCCTCAGTGGGTGGGGATCTACGGCCAAGTAGCCGAGACGGGCGAGGCGGTACGCATTGAGATGACGGAGGACACCCTAAACCGGGTCTTCGACCTCAACGTCTTTCGGCTGGGCGATCCGGGAAGCCGCCGCGTCGCGGTGCTGTTCACCGACATCACGGAACGGAAGCGTGCCGAAGACGAGCGCCAACGCGCACAAGACGCAATGCAGGCATTTTTCAGTAATGTGAGTCATGAGTTTCGCACTCCTCTGACTCTGTTGCTGAGTTCGATTGAAGAGACCTTGAACGATCTGGCACATCCCCCCAGTTCCGCCCAACGATCGCAACTGCAATTGGCGCACCGAAACGCGGTGAAGCTGCTGAAGCTCGTCAATACTTTGCTTGACGTTTCCTGCATCGAAGCCGAGCGCATTCAGGCAGTCTATGAGCCGACAGATCTCGCAACCTTGACGACAGAACTTGCGAGTTCATTTGAGTCAGCCATCAAGCAAGCAGGCTTGCAACTGGTAATTGATTGCCCACCCTTACCAGAGCCAATATATATCGATCGCTCTATGTGGGAAAAGATCGTCCTCAATTTGCTCTCGAATGCGTTTAAATTTACCTTTGCAGGCGAGATTGCAGTCCGCTTAAGGCGGGCTGGTAATTGGGTTGAGTTAACTGTACAAGACACGGGCATTGGCATTGCCTTCTCAGAAACACCTCGCTTGTTCGATCGGTTCTACCAGGTGAAAGGAGCCAGGGGGCGGAGTTTTGAAGGATCGGGGATCGGCTTGTCTCTGGTGAAGGAGTTAGTTAAACTGCATGGCGGCACGATTACTGTCAGCAGTGTTGAAGGAGAAGGCAGTTGCTTTCAGGTATCCATTCCCACCGGGTTTGCTCATCTTCCCCCCCAACAGATTGGCTCATCTCAAACCTTGCCCTCAACGGCAACAGATCTACGTGCTTATGTGGAGGAAGCGTTAGGGTGGCTACCCCAGGAGGAGGGGGAGATGGGGAGATGGGGAGATGGGGAGAAAAGAGCTTTTAATTCCCCTCTGCCCCCCTGCCCCTCTGCTCCCCTGCCCAGTTCTGCCCGTATTCTCCTGGTAGATGACAACCCCGATATGCGTGCCTACCTGAAGCGGTTACTGGATGAGCGATGGCAGGTGGAGACAGCAGCCAATGGCGCTCTAGCCCTCACCCAAATTCAGCAACACCCACCCGACTTGGTGCTAACTGATGTGATGATGCCAGAGATGGATGGGTTGCAATTGCTGCAAGCACTACGTTCCGATCCTCAAACAAAAAGTATTCCGATTATTTTGCTATCGGCACGAGCAACAGAAGAGGCAACGGTCGAAGGTTTGGCAACGGGTGCGGATGATTACTTAATCAAACCCTTCAGTGCCCGCGAACTGATGGCACGGGTTGAAACTCATCTTCAATTGGCACGGCTGCGCTTTGAGCAATCTGCCAACCGCTTCAAAAATGAGTTTCTCTTGACCGTGACTCATGAACTGCAAGCGCCCCTAGCCAATATTCTCGGTTGGACACGCCTACTACAAAATCAACCTTTTGACAGTGTTAAGGCGGCTAGGGCACTTGCTGTCATCGAACGCAATGCAACTATCGAGGCAAAACTGGTGAAGGATTTGCTCGATGTTTCGGGCATTGTTTCAGGAAAGCTACAATTGCAATTTCAAGTTGTTGATTTGGTTTCTCTGCTACAAAACGTCGTGACAACATTTCACCAAACAGCTAAGGCAAAGAATATTCAACTCATCGAGGCGATATCGAATGTTGCACGGTGTAATGTTAAAGCAGATAGCGATCGCCTGCGACAAATCATCAGCCACTTGCTAGAAAATGCCATCAAATTTACGGACTTTGGGGGAAAAGTCAGCATCGGGTTAGAACATCTTGACTTCAATGTTCAAATTACTGTGACTGATACAGGTATCGGCATTTCTCCTGATTTTCTTCCCTTAGTCTTCGATCGCTTCACTCAAGCGGAAGTACCTAGCCGTCATTCACCCGGAGGAGTAGGTATTGGACTGGCGATAGCGAAGATGCTGGTGGAAATGCACAACGGTATAATAGAAGCAAGCAGTGACGGAGTTGGGCTGGGTGCAACCTTTACCGTCAAGCTACCGCAAGTTGGTGTTAGTCCTTAA
- a CDS encoding vWA domain-containing protein — translation MNTAERDLRLEMLNSLLTTPHRKLEQVAEIHKLIVELDPLFYGHLAVWYQRHGDVRDHKEVFVAHLLTSNLTEHRDAGFVMLQEFPPYQVARVVDFMKQQQNKLPRSARTAVRRYLKARESNPALFDRAALRGRKAMKHLYASLHIKPNERANAILFRDTPPEGSLANVLKQLASSESAAEQARLIVEFNIPYTIAIGAIKQLTPVVLVALINSMTPQEAINNLKSLQTRGAMEHPEVKKLIDSKLEEASTSGRVAAFKAQIAANTASLDADTVAQLEKVTNEQVKRRGVIARPTALLVDKSGSMDNAIEIGKRLAALISGITQAELFVYAFDTIPYAVTAKGKELTDWERAFQHINAGGSTSIGCALEAMRKKKQVVDQIIVVTDEGENTGPYFGEVYKTYCRELAVMPNVVIVRVGTHYNWVENQLKQQQAPVDTFTFAGDYYSLPNLVPLLTRPSRLDLLMEILDMPLPVRDDK, via the coding sequence GTGAATACCGCAGAACGTGACCTGCGCTTGGAAATGCTCAACAGTTTGCTGACAACTCCTCACCGCAAGCTAGAGCAAGTCGCAGAAATTCATAAGTTAATTGTTGAATTAGATCCGCTTTTTTACGGACACTTAGCAGTTTGGTATCAGCGTCACGGTGATGTCCGCGACCATAAGGAAGTATTTGTTGCTCACTTGCTGACCAGCAATTTAACCGAACACCGAGATGCTGGATTTGTAATGTTGCAAGAATTTCCACCCTATCAAGTGGCTCGTGTGGTGGATTTCATGAAGCAGCAGCAGAATAAATTGCCTCGTTCGGCTCGGACTGCAGTGCGGCGTTACCTGAAGGCGCGGGAGAGCAATCCGGCTCTGTTCGATCGCGCTGCACTGCGAGGTCGTAAAGCAATGAAGCACTTATATGCTTCGCTACACATTAAGCCAAATGAACGGGCAAATGCGATTTTATTCCGCGATACTCCTCCAGAGGGTTCGTTAGCAAATGTGCTGAAGCAGCTTGCGTCTTCAGAAAGTGCTGCCGAACAAGCACGGCTGATTGTGGAGTTTAACATTCCCTACACCATCGCAATTGGTGCCATCAAACAACTTACACCAGTTGTTTTGGTTGCCTTAATCAACAGCATGACTCCTCAAGAAGCGATCAACAACCTCAAGTCTCTCCAAACTAGAGGTGCAATGGAGCACCCAGAAGTCAAGAAGCTGATTGATTCTAAGCTGGAAGAAGCGTCTACGAGCGGACGTGTTGCAGCATTCAAAGCACAGATTGCTGCAAACACAGCTTCTTTAGATGCAGACACCGTTGCCCAACTGGAAAAAGTGACTAACGAGCAGGTGAAGCGGCGTGGTGTAATCGCACGTCCAACCGCCCTACTAGTGGACAAGTCCGGTTCAATGGACAATGCGATTGAGATTGGTAAGAGACTGGCTGCTCTCATCTCTGGTATCACTCAAGCTGAACTATTTGTCTACGCCTTCGACACCATTCCTTACGCTGTTACGGCAAAAGGCAAGGAGTTGACCGACTGGGAACGTGCTTTTCAGCACATTAACGCAGGTGGTAGTACTAGCATCGGTTGTGCATTGGAAGCAATGCGGAAGAAGAAGCAAGTCGTTGACCAGATAATTGTGGTGACGGATGAGGGCGAAAATACCGGTCCTTACTTCGGTGAAGTCTACAAGACTTACTGTCGGGAGTTAGCGGTAATGCCCAATGTGGTGATTGTCCGCGTGGGTACTCATTACAACTGGGTAGAAAATCAACTGAAGCAGCAGCAAGCACCCGTAGATACGTTCACTTTTGCGGGTGACTACTACAGCTTGCCAAACCTCGTTCCACTGCTCACGCGCCCCTCTCGTCTGGATTTGCTGATGGAGATTTTGGATATGCCGTTGCCTGTAAGAGACGATAAGTAG
- a CDS encoding ThiF family adenylyltransferase, which produces MSIFFHEQLYRTTGVMAKLKNYPVTICGAGALGANITENLARSGFDKLTVIDRDRIEERNLSTQPYYRSDVGAFKAKILANNLYRAIGTKVNAKTLELTSANTTQLLQDSQLIVDVFDNSVARTAVKNYAEQFSIPCLHAGLSADYAEAIWNDFYRVPSDVNDDVCDYPLTRNLVMLTVAVTCEAIVSFITTAEQRNFSITQKDLIVHSLFF; this is translated from the coding sequence ATGAGTATCTTTTTTCACGAACAGCTTTATCGCACGACTGGTGTGATGGCAAAGTTAAAAAACTATCCTGTAACAATTTGTGGGGCGGGAGCATTAGGAGCTAACATCACTGAAAACTTAGCTCGGTCTGGTTTTGATAAACTGACAGTGATAGATCGCGATCGCATTGAGGAGCGAAATCTTTCAACTCAGCCTTATTACCGTTCTGATGTGGGGGCGTTCAAGGCGAAGATTTTAGCTAACAATTTATATCGAGCAATTGGTACTAAAGTTAATGCTAAGACACTTGAGTTGACTTCAGCAAATACAACTCAACTCCTCCAAGACAGCCAGCTCATTGTCGATGTGTTTGACAATAGTGTGGCACGTACTGCAGTGAAAAATTATGCCGAACAATTCAGCATACCTTGTCTTCACGCTGGACTATCGGCTGATTATGCAGAAGCGATCTGGAATGACTTTTATCGCGTTCCTTCCGACGTAAATGATGATGTCTGTGATTATCCGCTGACACGAAACCTTGTGATGTTAACCGTTGCCGTGACGTGTGAAGCAATTGTTTCATTCATTACCACAGCAGAACAACGTAACTTCAGTATCACCCAAAAGGATCTGATTGTTCACTCTCTGTTTTTTTAA